A single window of Caldilineales bacterium DNA harbors:
- a CDS encoding M48 family metallopeptidase codes for MKVEVIRSDRRTKTISARLEGETLVVRAPVEISEQELAESIARLSARLERKRDARSLSDNELAVRAQQLNREYFAGRLRWQSIRWVTNQERRYGSCTPTNGRIRISHRVATLPAWVQDYVIVHELAHLQAPNHGPGFWQLVNRYPRSERARGYLMALGLEESASDEAASDSEGG; via the coding sequence ATGAAAGTGGAAGTGATCCGCAGCGACCGCCGCACCAAGACCATCAGCGCCCGCCTGGAAGGGGAAACGCTGGTCGTCCGGGCGCCGGTGGAGATCAGCGAGCAAGAGTTGGCTGAGTCCATCGCCCGGCTGAGCGCCCGTCTCGAGCGCAAGCGCGACGCCCGCTCGCTCAGCGACAACGAGTTGGCGGTGCGGGCGCAGCAGCTCAACCGCGAGTATTTTGCCGGCCGCCTGCGCTGGCAGAGCATCCGCTGGGTGACGAACCAGGAGCGGCGCTATGGCTCCTGCACGCCCACCAACGGCCGCATCCGCATCTCCCACCGGGTGGCGACGCTCCCGGCCTGGGTGCAGGACTACGTCATCGTCCATGAACTGGCGCACTTGCAGGCGCCCAACCATGGCCCTGGTTTCTGGCAATTGGTGAACCGTTATCCGCGCAGCGAACGTGCGCGTGGCTATCTCATGGCGCTTGGCCTCGAAGAGTCCGCCTCGGATGAGGCCGCCTCAGATTCTGAAGGAGGATGA